One window of Dyadobacter sandarakinus genomic DNA carries:
- a CDS encoding M14 family zinc carboxypeptidase, whose protein sequence is MSEDLADRLFKAHKNYREATLVQRRFKQKDIIPLISKRVGNPLYAIEEVGQSFEGRTIRMIKVGKGKKKVLLWSQMHGDEPTATMATFDIFNFLEGKNDGFDDFRKELLEKTTLYFVPMLNPDGAERYQRRTVQGIDMNRDAAARQTPEGAILKGLVDRLKPDYGFNLHDQSPRYSAGRSPKVATISFLATSYNYELSVNDVRERSMQLIVGMNKVLQRYIPGQVARYADDHEPRGFGDNVQKWGTTLVLIESGGYVGDPEKQYIRQLNFMAILSALGRIADHSLAKEDRDDYQKIPENGKWVYDLVVRNATVRQSGKAFTADLGINRNEVNYSNATKFFYYSKIEEFGDLHPQYGSEELDATGLTIEKGKVYPTAYRNVSEIGKLNALTLLKQGYTYVRLAADGNSRALGLYFTTTPLHVLRGGQAAPSGTPGLGNTATFILKKGAVVKYAVVNGFVYDLEKFDGTKGQGIIE, encoded by the coding sequence ATGTCCGAAGATCTGGCGGACCGCCTCTTTAAAGCCCACAAAAACTATCGCGAAGCAACGCTCGTTCAGCGCAGGTTCAAGCAGAAAGACATTATTCCGCTGATCAGCAAGCGGGTGGGAAATCCGCTGTACGCCATTGAGGAAGTTGGGCAATCGTTTGAAGGCCGCACAATCCGCATGATCAAGGTAGGAAAAGGCAAGAAGAAGGTGCTGCTCTGGTCGCAGATGCATGGGGATGAGCCTACTGCCACCATGGCCACGTTCGATATTTTTAATTTCCTGGAAGGTAAAAACGACGGTTTCGACGATTTCCGGAAGGAGCTGCTTGAAAAAACAACCCTGTACTTTGTGCCAATGCTCAATCCCGACGGTGCCGAAAGGTACCAGCGCCGGACCGTACAGGGCATTGATATGAACCGCGACGCCGCCGCCCGGCAAACACCTGAGGGAGCCATTCTAAAAGGGTTGGTCGACAGGCTTAAACCCGATTACGGCTTTAACCTGCACGACCAGAGTCCGCGGTACTCTGCGGGCCGCAGCCCTAAGGTGGCAACGATTTCGTTCCTGGCTACTTCCTACAACTATGAACTGTCCGTGAATGATGTGCGGGAACGTTCCATGCAGCTGATTGTGGGCATGAATAAGGTACTGCAAAGGTACATTCCCGGCCAGGTAGCGCGCTATGCGGACGATCACGAGCCGCGTGGTTTTGGTGACAATGTGCAGAAATGGGGGACCACACTCGTGCTGATCGAGTCCGGCGGATACGTAGGCGATCCCGAAAAGCAATACATCCGACAGTTGAATTTTATGGCAATCCTCTCCGCATTGGGCAGGATAGCCGATCATTCTCTGGCCAAAGAAGACCGGGACGATTACCAGAAAATACCCGAAAACGGAAAATGGGTGTATGACCTGGTGGTCAGGAATGCAACGGTACGGCAGTCGGGGAAGGCATTTACGGCCGACCTGGGTATCAACCGCAATGAGGTCAATTATTCCAATGCAACGAAGTTCTTTTATTACAGTAAAATCGAGGAGTTCGGCGACCTGCATCCGCAGTATGGCAGTGAAGAGCTGGATGCTACCGGCCTCACCATTGAAAAAGGAAAAGTTTATCCGACGGCATACCGGAATGTGAGTGAAATCGGCAAGCTCAATGCATTGACCCTGCTCAAACAGGGGTACACCTACGTCCGGCTTGCTGCGGACGGAAACAGCCGCGCCCTGGGACTCTATTTTACGACCACGCCCCTGCACGTGCTCCGGGGTGGGCAGGCGGCACCTTCGGGTACGCCCGGACTTGGTAATACCGCAACTTTCATCCTTAAAAAAGGAGCTGTTGTTAAATATGCAGTAGTCAACGGATTCGTGTACGACCTCGAAAAGTTTGATGGTACCAAAGGCCAGGGGATCATTGAGTAA
- the hisH gene encoding imidazole glycerol phosphate synthase subunit HisH: MKTVIIKYNAGNVQSVMYALDRIGAGYLYTDDEQEIRSADKVIFPGVGEASTTMHYLRRTGLDQLIPSLKQPVLGTCIGMQLMCRFSEENNTECMGIFDVDVKRFPAATGMKVPHMGWNNIGHYNTKLADGLPDNAFVYFVHSFAAPVCEYTVATCEYIQPFSAMLQKDNFYAAQFHCEISGNAGQQVLENFLKI; encoded by the coding sequence ATGAAAACCGTCATAATCAAATACAACGCAGGCAATGTGCAGTCGGTCATGTACGCCCTCGACAGGATCGGCGCCGGCTACCTTTATACGGACGATGAGCAGGAGATCCGCTCGGCCGACAAGGTGATTTTTCCGGGCGTGGGCGAAGCCAGCACGACCATGCACTACCTTCGCAGGACCGGCCTCGACCAGCTCATCCCCTCCCTGAAACAGCCCGTGCTGGGAACCTGCATTGGTATGCAGCTCATGTGCCGGTTTTCGGAAGAAAACAATACCGAATGCATGGGTATTTTTGATGTGGATGTTAAACGGTTTCCGGCAGCAACGGGCATGAAAGTACCGCATATGGGCTGGAACAACATCGGGCATTACAACACAAAGCTGGCTGACGGGCTGCCCGATAATGCATTTGTCTATTTTGTACACAGCTTTGCCGCGCCGGTTTGTGAATATACCGTGGCTACCTGCGAATACATTCAACCGTTCAGCGCGATGCTGCAGAAGGATAATTTTTACGCCGCCCAGTTCCACTGCGAGATCAGTGGTAATGCCGGGCAGCAGGTTCTTGAAAACTTTTTGAAAATATAA
- the hisA gene encoding 1-(5-phosphoribosyl)-5-[(5-phosphoribosylamino)methylideneamino]imidazole-4-carboxamide isomerase codes for MIEIIPAIDIIEGKCVRLTQGNYGQKTIYNENPLEVALQFEDAGLTRLHLVDLDGAKAKKVINWKVLEKIAGKTRLHVDFGGGVQSDDDIRMVFECGAKQVTGGSIAVKQPDLFEHWLSAYGGEKIILGADAKQEKIAVSGWEEGTSIWVYDFVEAYVEKGVKYTISTDVAKDGLLQGPSFDLYKNMQDKCPDLKIIASGGVSEMKDVEKLEEMGIYGVIIGKAIYENRITLSDLQKFTV; via the coding sequence ATGATTGAGATTATACCCGCTATCGACATTATTGAAGGCAAGTGCGTGCGCCTGACCCAGGGTAACTATGGACAGAAAACCATTTACAATGAAAATCCACTTGAAGTAGCTCTTCAGTTTGAAGATGCCGGGCTTACCCGCCTGCACCTTGTGGACCTGGATGGCGCCAAAGCCAAAAAGGTGATTAACTGGAAAGTCCTTGAAAAAATAGCAGGCAAAACCCGGCTGCATGTGGACTTTGGCGGCGGCGTACAATCCGATGATGATATCAGGATGGTGTTTGAATGCGGGGCAAAGCAGGTAACCGGAGGAAGTATTGCTGTAAAGCAACCCGACCTGTTTGAGCATTGGCTGTCTGCTTACGGCGGAGAAAAAATAATCCTCGGGGCAGATGCAAAGCAGGAGAAAATTGCGGTAAGCGGCTGGGAAGAAGGAACTTCGATCTGGGTGTACGACTTTGTGGAAGCTTATGTAGAAAAGGGTGTTAAATACACGATCAGCACAGATGTTGCCAAGGACGGCCTGCTTCAGGGGCCTTCTTTTGATTTATATAAAAACATGCAGGATAAGTGCCCCGACCTGAAGATCATTGCAAGCGGGGGCGTAAGTGAAATGAAAGATGTTGAAAAGCTTGAAGAAATGGGGATCTATGGTGTCATTATCGGAAAAGCGATTTATGAAAATCGTATAACTCTCAGCGACTTACAAAAATTTACAGTCTGA
- the hisF gene encoding imidazole glycerol phosphate synthase subunit HisF, whose protein sequence is MLTKRIIPCLDVKDGRTVKGVNFVNLRDAGDAVELGALYASHGADELVYLDITATIDGRSTFIDLVRRVAHTVNIPFTVGGGISSVEDVSALLHAGADKVSINSAAVRNPDLINRLALDFGSQCIVVAIDTRYIATENGSEHIVHTHGGRKATEIRTIPWAREVEDRGAGEILLTSMDTDGTKNGFALELTARISGNAGIPVIASGGAGNMEHFYDVFTAGKADAGLAASIFHFREIDIPDLKQYLHGRALPMRMTL, encoded by the coding sequence ATGCTGACCAAACGCATTATACCCTGCCTGGATGTAAAAGACGGACGTACAGTAAAAGGGGTAAACTTTGTCAATCTGCGCGACGCGGGCGACGCTGTGGAGCTGGGTGCATTGTACGCCTCCCACGGAGCCGACGAACTCGTGTACCTCGATATTACGGCTACGATCGACGGTCGCTCCACCTTCATCGACCTGGTAAGGCGGGTTGCGCATACCGTTAACATTCCATTTACTGTTGGCGGAGGCATATCATCGGTGGAGGATGTATCCGCATTGCTGCATGCCGGCGCCGATAAGGTATCAATCAACTCCGCGGCCGTACGCAATCCCGACCTCATCAACCGGCTTGCACTCGACTTTGGCAGTCAGTGCATTGTAGTTGCAATAGATACGCGTTATATAGCTACCGAAAACGGTAGTGAGCACATCGTCCATACCCACGGCGGCCGCAAGGCGACTGAAATCAGGACGATACCCTGGGCGAGGGAAGTTGAAGACCGCGGTGCCGGCGAGATCCTGCTGACCTCAATGGACACGGACGGTACAAAAAACGGCTTTGCACTGGAACTTACGGCCAGGATTTCGGGTAATGCGGGCATTCCGGTGATTGCTTCGGGCGGAGCCGGAAATATGGAGCACTTCTATGATGTTTTTACAGCCGGCAAGGCTGACGCAGGACTTGCAGCCAGCATTTTTCATTTTCGGGAGATAGATATCCCCGACCTCAAGCAATATTTGCATGGCAGAGCGCTGCCGATGAGGATGACCCTTTAA
- the hisIE gene encoding bifunctional phosphoribosyl-AMP cyclohydrolase/phosphoribosyl-ATP diphosphatase HisIE, whose product MSNEFNTINFEKSADRLVPVVIQDTNSDKVLMLGYMNEEAFEKTRREGTVTFFSRTKQRLWTKGETSGNFLFVNEINVDCDGDTLLIKATPAGPVCHTGADTCFGEKNVQHTKIGEASFLNYLQKQVIRERKLNPSEASYTSSLFRKGINKIAQKVGEEAVEVVIEAKDEDNDLFMNEVSDLLFHLLILLEQKNIDLDEVINVLRSRHK is encoded by the coding sequence ATGAGCAACGAATTCAATACGATCAATTTCGAAAAATCAGCTGACAGGCTGGTTCCGGTTGTAATACAGGATACCAACTCCGACAAAGTACTCATGCTCGGCTACATGAACGAAGAAGCCTTTGAGAAAACCAGGCGCGAGGGTACCGTGACATTTTTCAGCCGTACCAAGCAAAGACTCTGGACCAAAGGTGAAACTTCGGGTAACTTCCTTTTCGTAAATGAGATCAATGTGGACTGTGACGGCGATACCCTCCTGATCAAGGCAACGCCCGCAGGCCCGGTTTGCCACACCGGGGCAGATACCTGCTTTGGGGAAAAAAATGTGCAGCATACCAAGATCGGAGAAGCTTCGTTCCTGAACTATCTTCAGAAACAGGTGATCCGCGAAAGGAAATTGAACCCTTCCGAAGCATCTTATACCAGCAGTCTTTTCAGGAAGGGAATCAACAAGATTGCGCAGAAAGTAGGCGAAGAGGCGGTGGAAGTTGTCATCGAAGCAAAGGATGAGGACAATGATCTTTTCATGAACGAAGTCTCCGATTTGCTTTTTCACCTCCTGATTCTCCTGGAACAGAAAAACATTGACTTAGATGAGGTAATTAACGTACTTCGCAGCCGTCACAAATAA
- a CDS encoding phage holin family protein has protein sequence MKLLLRLVISTLAVLVASKLVPGVFIEDTGTAIVVAIVLGILNTFLRPVLQILALPITILTLGLFYFVVNVFIIYLATYLVSGFEIDGFISALFFGLIVSVVSSILGMFLD, from the coding sequence ATGAAATTACTCTTACGACTTGTAATAAGCACGTTGGCAGTACTGGTAGCGTCCAAATTAGTACCGGGCGTATTCATTGAAGATACCGGCACTGCCATTGTTGTAGCCATTGTACTTGGTATCCTCAATACTTTCCTCAGGCCTGTCCTGCAAATACTCGCGCTCCCTATCACCATCCTGACGCTCGGCCTGTTTTATTTCGTCGTCAACGTCTTCATTATTTACCTTGCCACCTATCTCGTCAGCGGGTTCGAGATTGATGGATTTATCTCTGCCTTATTCTTTGGCCTCATCGTTTCCGTTGTTTCTTCCATTCTTGGTATGTTTTTGGATTAA
- a CDS encoding phage holin family protein produces MISQLEDIKDTLFKYFETRIDLFKIETRDKIERAAVMGVYGAILLCIGLTVLILIIILLGTFLNKWLNSDYLGFVILLGVFALLLVLSIVFRDAVIRVVRNVIVKFVSIKEG; encoded by the coding sequence ATGATAAGTCAATTGGAAGATATCAAAGACACGCTTTTCAAATACTTCGAAACGCGGATCGACCTTTTTAAGATCGAAACCCGGGACAAGATTGAGCGGGCCGCCGTCATGGGCGTATATGGTGCAATTTTGCTCTGTATCGGCCTTACCGTACTGATTCTGATCATTATCCTGCTAGGTACGTTCCTCAACAAGTGGCTCAACAGCGACTATCTTGGCTTTGTAATCCTGCTCGGTGTTTTCGCGCTTCTGCTGGTTCTGTCCATTGTTTTCCGCGATGCAGTGATCCGTGTGGTGCGTAACGTTATTGTGAAATTTGTGAGTATCAAAGAAGGCTGA
- a CDS encoding geranylgeranylglyceryl/heptaprenylglyceryl phosphate synthase → MKTADRKIADLLHIRKAEKRKSFAVLLDPDKVNFDTFPNFLEYAATHGVDFFFVGGSLITNYAIDRLVAAIHEYTDIPAILFPGSSLHIDPVADAILLLSLISGRNPDLLIGQHVIAAPLLKSSGIEVLPTGYMLIESGRLTTVSYISNTTPLPRDKPGIVACTALAGEYLGLQYMFLDAGSGAQFPVTAETIAAVRGTVDTPIIVGGGIDSYEKADQALNAGADVIVVGNGIEKNPELLPEVAACVKAFNSKIEVA, encoded by the coding sequence ATGAAAACAGCGGATCGTAAAATTGCAGACCTCCTTCACATCCGAAAAGCAGAGAAAAGGAAATCCTTCGCGGTGCTCCTGGATCCTGATAAAGTAAACTTTGATACTTTCCCGAATTTTCTGGAATACGCGGCTACGCACGGCGTCGACTTTTTTTTTGTAGGCGGTAGCCTGATTACCAACTATGCAATCGACCGCCTGGTAGCGGCCATTCACGAATACACGGACATCCCGGCTATCCTTTTTCCGGGCAGCAGCCTGCATATTGATCCTGTTGCAGATGCCATCCTGCTGCTTTCCCTCATTTCCGGCCGCAACCCCGATCTGCTGATCGGACAGCACGTTATCGCGGCACCCCTGCTCAAAAGCAGCGGCATTGAAGTACTTCCTACCGGCTATATGCTTATTGAAAGCGGCCGGCTTACCACAGTTTCCTACATCAGCAATACCACTCCCCTGCCCCGCGACAAGCCCGGCATCGTAGCATGTACCGCCCTTGCCGGTGAGTACCTGGGTCTCCAGTATATGTTCCTCGACGCAGGCAGCGGCGCTCAGTTTCCCGTCACTGCTGAAACGATTGCGGCGGTACGCGGCACGGTTGACACACCTATCATCGTCGGAGGCGGCATCGACTCCTACGAAAAAGCTGACCAGGCACTAAATGCAGGAGCAGACGTGATTGTAGTGGGAAATGGGATTGAAAAAAATCCGGAACTCCTGCCCGAAGTAGCTGCCTGCGTGAAAGCTTTCAACAGCAAGATAGAAGTTGCTTAA
- the porU gene encoding type IX secretion system sortase PorU, protein MPWWKHASLFLALLAGFLLTVQAAYCQELTPLSTGDWYRIGVTKSGIYKLDAPFLRKLGIEPGGIDPKTIRILGGPAGMLPQSNAAGISMLNEVAVQVTGEADNRFDAGDAAFFYAEGPHIVTYDTASASLSHQLHVYSDTAFYFLNIGAQNGLRIVPANYPAKPSARLVSHFDDYWYHEQETTNLLKSGREWWGEYLGSGTITVAATIPGVIPQSEIRVNTSAVGAAQVTTKFKWSLNGTVLGEVPIGTVSASTYDIKGIRADKTFTTSAGAVPATEYNAGITYEKNGQSSAQGYLNYISLQTKRNFSSYDTQQLYHLLPSSDTVTYRFTNTSAGWNLWDVTDMVHPAMIVDAMPAGTFDFTYPGAPASRKVAGFSSTLAFEPASWEKITNQNLTFIDVPKLLIVTPPQWQNEAARLATYRKDHDGIAATVVTTRQIYNEFAGGKPDVTAIRNFVRYLYEKSPGKLRYLLLFGDATYDYKNNLLNQPVQQRGNWVPVYESRESLNPVYTYSSDDYFGFLEKSEGTWTEALTGDHTLDIGIGRLPAKNAAEAKTIVDKLIRYDRLAPGLWKSKVQFVADDGDGNIHQQHADQLANLIQRDFLPSRTFIDAFEQNTTEQGPKAPQVNAEILKHIDQGTLILNYIGHGGVSGWAEEQILTLADMQAARGISNLPLLLTATCDFGRYDDPAIVSGAEIMVLSPKGAAIGAISTTRPVYSSTNYTLSRAFYETLVSDGPGVRMGDIFRDTKNKALAGSLNRNFTLLGDPSMRLARPESGIRWTTKPDTLRALQTVLLAGEVLLPGSNTKDSLFNGTARMVVYDKESPFRTLGNEGASGEYRQFTSKLFDGTASVRGGQFSMRFTVPRDIDYRTGTGRVDVYAFAGDTLAEAGSQLDIVVGGSAQVGDDTTPPTVTAYLDEEAFRDGDRTGPSPILYIKARDSSGINISSAGIGHDITVTLNDTLTIVLNDYFTASLDDPGSGLVVYPFQNLPAGLYNARVKVWDVYTNLSEIAFAFQVGAAAGIKLNNLNVFPNPFDKDLSFEISHSRSGEDVEIIFNILLNNGQKLGVFRQQYYNSSETVREVMIIPPGSLPPRNSLLLFQAEVRSLKDNSSDRKSGKLIRSP, encoded by the coding sequence ATGCCCTGGTGGAAGCATGCTAGCCTTTTTCTTGCACTTCTGGCAGGATTCCTGCTCACTGTACAAGCCGCATACTGCCAGGAACTTACCCCGCTTTCAACCGGGGACTGGTACCGGATAGGGGTAACTAAATCAGGCATTTACAAGCTGGATGCACCGTTTCTTCGCAAATTAGGCATAGAGCCGGGTGGCATTGATCCCAAAACGATACGCATACTGGGAGGACCAGCCGGCATGCTGCCGCAAAGTAATGCCGCCGGAATCTCCATGCTGAACGAAGTTGCTGTACAAGTCACCGGAGAGGCTGACAATCGGTTTGATGCCGGGGACGCAGCATTTTTCTATGCAGAAGGTCCGCACATTGTGACTTACGACACTGCCTCAGCTTCCCTCTCCCACCAGTTGCATGTGTATTCCGACACTGCTTTTTACTTTCTGAACATCGGCGCGCAAAATGGGCTTAGAATCGTGCCTGCCAACTATCCTGCAAAACCCTCAGCCCGCCTTGTCTCACATTTTGATGATTACTGGTACCATGAGCAGGAAACAACCAACCTGCTGAAATCGGGCCGGGAATGGTGGGGAGAATACCTGGGCTCAGGTACCATTACAGTAGCTGCTACAATTCCCGGGGTCATTCCGCAGTCAGAGATCAGGGTTAATACTTCGGCAGTGGGAGCCGCGCAGGTCACTACAAAGTTCAAATGGTCGCTGAATGGAACAGTCCTGGGCGAGGTTCCGATTGGTACCGTAAGTGCCAGTACTTACGACATCAAAGGCATCCGTGCGGACAAAACATTTACTACATCCGCCGGCGCTGTTCCTGCAACGGAATACAATGCAGGAATTACCTACGAGAAAAACGGGCAGAGTTCGGCTCAGGGTTACCTCAACTATATCAGTTTACAAACAAAAAGGAATTTCAGCTCCTACGACACACAGCAGCTTTACCATTTACTTCCCTCATCAGACACGGTAACTTACCGGTTCACCAATACATCAGCAGGCTGGAATCTCTGGGATGTTACGGACATGGTGCATCCTGCCATGATTGTCGACGCTATGCCGGCCGGCACGTTTGACTTTACATACCCAGGTGCGCCAGCCTCCCGCAAAGTTGCCGGGTTCAGCAGCACCCTGGCATTTGAGCCAGCCTCATGGGAGAAAATTACCAATCAAAATCTCACCTTCATAGATGTTCCCAAGCTTTTGATTGTAACCCCACCGCAGTGGCAAAATGAAGCTGCGCGGCTGGCAACATACCGGAAAGACCATGACGGGATTGCTGCCACCGTCGTAACCACCCGGCAGATTTACAATGAGTTTGCAGGCGGCAAGCCGGACGTTACTGCTATCCGGAATTTTGTACGGTATTTGTACGAAAAATCACCCGGCAAACTGCGCTACCTGCTGCTTTTCGGGGATGCTACTTACGATTACAAAAATAACCTGCTCAATCAGCCAGTACAGCAGCGCGGCAACTGGGTACCCGTCTACGAAAGCCGCGAATCACTCAATCCGGTGTACACGTATTCTTCCGATGATTATTTCGGCTTTCTTGAAAAAAGTGAAGGTACCTGGACAGAAGCCCTGACGGGCGATCACACGCTGGATATTGGTATAGGCCGTCTTCCGGCCAAAAACGCCGCAGAAGCCAAAACGATTGTTGACAAGCTGATCCGGTATGACCGCCTGGCGCCGGGTTTGTGGAAAAGTAAAGTACAATTTGTGGCTGACGATGGTGACGGTAACATTCACCAGCAGCATGCCGATCAGCTTGCAAATCTGATTCAGCGCGATTTCCTGCCCTCCCGCACGTTTATAGATGCATTTGAACAAAATACAACCGAGCAGGGCCCGAAAGCTCCGCAGGTAAATGCAGAAATCCTAAAGCATATTGACCAGGGCACATTGATCCTCAATTATATCGGTCATGGAGGCGTGAGTGGCTGGGCTGAGGAACAAATCCTTACCCTCGCCGATATGCAGGCGGCAAGGGGCATCAGCAACCTTCCGCTGCTGCTGACCGCAACCTGTGACTTCGGGCGGTACGATGATCCGGCAATTGTGTCAGGGGCAGAGATTATGGTATTAAGCCCGAAAGGAGCCGCTATTGGTGCCATCAGTACCACGCGGCCGGTGTATTCCAGTACCAATTACACTTTGAGCCGTGCATTTTATGAGACCCTGGTCAGTGACGGGCCTGGTGTCAGGATGGGCGATATTTTCAGGGACACCAAAAACAAAGCACTGGCAGGCAGCCTCAACCGGAACTTCACCCTGCTGGGAGATCCCTCCATGCGGCTTGCACGCCCGGAAAGCGGCATTCGCTGGACCACAAAGCCCGATACATTGCGTGCGCTTCAAACGGTGCTGCTAGCAGGAGAGGTACTTTTGCCAGGAAGTAACACCAAAGATTCACTTTTTAACGGAACTGCCCGGATGGTAGTTTACGACAAGGAAAGTCCATTCAGGACCTTGGGAAATGAAGGTGCCTCCGGGGAGTACAGGCAGTTTACCAGCAAACTTTTTGATGGTACGGCCAGTGTCAGAGGCGGACAGTTTTCGATGCGCTTTACCGTACCGAGGGACATTGATTACCGTACAGGCACCGGCCGCGTGGATGTTTACGCGTTTGCCGGCGATACGCTTGCAGAGGCTGGCAGTCAGCTGGATATCGTTGTGGGAGGCAGTGCTCAGGTAGGCGACGACACAACTCCGCCCACAGTCACTGCATACCTGGATGAGGAGGCATTCCGGGATGGCGACCGTACGGGCCCCTCGCCTATCCTTTATATCAAAGCTCGCGATAGCAGCGGGATTAATATTTCAAGTGCAGGAATTGGTCACGATATCACGGTCACACTTAATGATACACTCACCATTGTCCTCAACGATTACTTCACGGCGAGCCTCGATGATCCGGGCTCAGGTTTGGTTGTTTATCCCTTTCAGAACCTTCCGGCGGGCCTGTACAATGCACGCGTAAAAGTGTGGGATGTATATACTAACTTATCTGAAATAGCGTTCGCTTTTCAGGTAGGCGCAGCCGCCGGCATCAAGCTCAACAATCTGAACGTATTTCCTAACCCATTTGATAAAGATCTTTCATTTGAGATAAGTCATAGTAGGTCGGGAGAGGATGTAGAAATAATTTTTAACATTTTGTTGAACAATGGACAAAAACTTGGTGTTTTCCGTCAACAGTATTATAATAGCAGCGAAACGGTGCGGGAAGTCATGATCATACCGCCCGGAAGCCTGCCTCCTCGAAACTCCTTATTGCTATTTCAGGCTGAGGTCAGATCGTTAAAAGACAATTCCAGCGATCGGAAATCGGGCAAACTGATACGATCGCCGTAG
- the porV gene encoding type IX secretion system outer membrane channel protein PorV: protein MKLTFVTLSSLFVLTLGTVKAQDTLRRIPASPLSFLTFAPDARSAALGEAGVALSPDANSTYWNAAKLPYNTKDFGVSASYTPWLRNLVDDMWLGYLTAYKKLGTNQAVALSVNYFNNGELDLRTSTGAQNGYFTSRELAINGTYSRQLGRNFSMALTLKYISSNLAGTAVIGNVSLNPARVAAGDISAYYRNVIKNEDTGSEFTWSLGAVLSNLGGKINYGSGTDTENFIPTTFKLGGGLSFTADGRNRFNFIVDATKLMVPTPDGTDINARPLLKGVFGSFSDAPDGFKEEMQEVAISTGLEYWYNDIFALRGGYYGENKNKGDRKFFTAGAGIKFAQKYAIDFAYLFPVKQGSPLAQTLRITLALGLNKAEKLDVGDEEN from the coding sequence ATGAAACTTACTTTTGTCACATTATCCTCTTTATTCGTTCTCACACTGGGCACCGTTAAGGCTCAGGACACACTCAGGAGAATTCCCGCATCACCACTATCATTCCTGACTTTTGCGCCCGACGCCAGGAGTGCTGCCTTAGGAGAAGCCGGCGTAGCATTAAGCCCTGATGCCAACTCTACCTACTGGAATGCTGCAAAGCTGCCTTACAATACCAAAGATTTTGGTGTTTCTGCATCGTACACTCCCTGGCTGAGAAACCTCGTAGACGATATGTGGCTGGGTTACCTGACAGCCTACAAAAAACTGGGTACCAACCAGGCTGTCGCATTGTCCGTCAACTACTTCAACAATGGAGAGCTTGACCTTCGTACTTCAACCGGAGCTCAAAACGGATACTTTACCTCACGCGAACTTGCTATCAATGGTACTTACTCCCGTCAGCTCGGCCGGAACTTTTCGATGGCTCTGACTTTGAAATATATCTCGTCCAATCTTGCAGGAACTGCAGTAATTGGCAATGTTTCGCTGAATCCGGCCCGGGTAGCGGCTGGTGACATCAGCGCCTACTATCGCAATGTGATCAAAAACGAAGATACGGGCAGTGAATTTACCTGGTCTCTGGGAGCAGTGCTTTCCAATCTGGGAGGTAAAATCAACTATGGTTCCGGAACTGATACTGAAAACTTTATTCCTACTACATTCAAGCTGGGCGGCGGACTGTCCTTTACCGCAGACGGCCGCAATCGTTTCAACTTTATTGTGGATGCTACCAAGCTGATGGTACCTACTCCTGATGGTACGGACATTAACGCCCGCCCACTGCTGAAAGGCGTCTTCGGATCATTCTCTGATGCGCCCGATGGTTTCAAAGAGGAGATGCAGGAAGTGGCCATCTCTACCGGTCTTGAGTACTGGTACAATGATATCTTTGCATTACGCGGTGGTTACTATGGCGAAAACAAAAACAAGGGTGACCGCAAATTCTTTACAGCAGGTGCGGGTATCAAGTTTGCACAAAAATATGCCATTGATTTTGCATACCTTTTTCCTGTAAAACAAGGAAGTCCGCTGGCACAAACACTTCGCATTACGCTCGCCCTAGGGCTGAACAAGGCCGAAAAGCTTGATGTAGGCGACGAAGAAAACTAG